Proteins encoded by one window of Streptomyces sp. NBC_01477:
- a CDS encoding ABC transporter ATP-binding protein, translating into MADEAGRAQTRAERGAPVPYYGAAGGTGPAQGGAGADGPVPAVRVRGLWKRFGEQAAVAGIDLELPAGRFIGLVGPNGAGKTTTLSMVTGLLRPDDGLVQINGHDVWSDPVSVKSRIGVLPEGLRLFERLSGRELLAYTGRLRGLPGAEVDKRTAQLLDVLDLTAAQHKLVVDYSTGMRKKIGLAAALLHNPEVLFLDEPFEGVDPVSAQVIRGVLERYTAGGGTVVFSSHVMELVESLCDWVAVMAAGRIVARGPLAEVRGDAPTLQDAFLSLVGADRRTGQDLDWLGGGPR; encoded by the coding sequence ATGGCTGACGAGGCAGGACGGGCACAGACGCGGGCAGAACGGGGGGCGCCCGTTCCGTACTACGGGGCGGCCGGTGGCACCGGGCCGGCGCAGGGGGGCGCTGGGGCGGACGGGCCTGTCCCGGCGGTCCGGGTGCGCGGGCTGTGGAAGCGCTTCGGCGAGCAGGCGGCTGTCGCGGGCATCGACCTGGAATTGCCCGCGGGCCGTTTCATCGGCCTGGTGGGGCCGAACGGCGCGGGCAAGACCACCACGCTGTCCATGGTCACCGGTCTGCTGCGGCCCGACGACGGCCTGGTGCAGATCAACGGCCACGACGTGTGGTCCGACCCGGTCTCGGTGAAGTCCAGGATCGGCGTACTGCCCGAGGGCCTGCGGCTGTTCGAAAGGCTGTCGGGGCGCGAACTGCTCGCCTACACCGGCCGGCTGCGCGGACTGCCCGGCGCCGAGGTCGACAAGCGGACCGCCCAGCTGCTCGACGTGCTCGACCTGACGGCCGCCCAGCACAAGCTGGTGGTGGACTACTCGACCGGCATGCGGAAGAAGATCGGCCTGGCCGCCGCACTGCTGCACAATCCCGAAGTGCTCTTCCTCGACGAGCCGTTCGAGGGCGTCGACCCGGTGTCCGCGCAGGTCATCCGCGGTGTGCTGGAGCGGTATACGGCCGGCGGAGGCACGGTCGTCTTCTCCTCGCACGTGATGGAACTGGTGGAGAGCCTGTGCGACTGGGTCGCGGTGATGGCCGCCGGCCGGATCGTGGCCCGCGGCCCGCTGGCCGAGGTGCGCGGCGACGCGCCCACCTTGCAGGACGCTTTCCTGTCCCTGGTCGGCGCCGACCGCCGCACCGGTCAGGACCTGGACTGGCTGGGCGGCGGTCCCCGATGA
- a CDS encoding bifunctional DNA primase/polymerase, with translation MEDSIGAPRDITGRLLDAAVGYAEARHWAVLPGSWLETDAFGAPHCSCGAAGCAAPGAHPSRPDWTTSASGSSPAVRRMWQHQPESSILLPTGRTFDAIDVSEDAGCLALARMERMNLPLCPVLGTPGRRLLFFVIPGAAAKIPRLLRRLGWLPESLDLAVLGEGGWVVAPPTRTAPGGCAQWARRPTPANRWLPDAEELLSPLAYACSRETAAVRVQ, from the coding sequence GTGGAAGACAGCATCGGAGCCCCGCGCGACATCACCGGACGGCTGCTCGACGCGGCGGTCGGCTACGCGGAGGCACGGCACTGGGCCGTGCTGCCGGGCTCCTGGCTGGAGACCGATGCCTTCGGCGCACCCCACTGCTCCTGCGGGGCGGCCGGCTGCGCCGCGCCAGGCGCACACCCCTCACGGCCGGACTGGACGACCTCGGCCAGCGGCAGTTCTCCGGCGGTGCGCCGGATGTGGCAGCACCAGCCCGAGTCCTCGATCCTGCTGCCCACCGGGCGCACTTTCGACGCCATCGACGTCTCCGAGGACGCCGGGTGCCTGGCGCTGGCCCGGATGGAGCGGATGAACCTGCCACTGTGCCCGGTGCTCGGCACACCCGGCCGCCGCCTGCTCTTCTTCGTCATCCCGGGCGCGGCCGCGAAGATCCCGCGCCTGCTGCGCAGGCTCGGCTGGCTGCCCGAGTCGCTGGACCTGGCAGTGCTCGGCGAGGGCGGCTGGGTCGTCGCGCCGCCGACCAGGACCGCGCCGGGCGGCTGCGCCCAGTGGGCCCGTCGGCCGACCCCGGCGAACCGCTGGCTGCCGGACGCGGAGGAGTTGCTGAGCCCGCTCGCGTACGCGTGCAGCCGGGAGACGGCCGCGGTCCGCGTCCAGTGA